A window from Pseudomonas campi encodes these proteins:
- a CDS encoding RDD family protein produces MEQSQNPYQAPQADLQAQAPDQFLLASRGARLGAVLIDTLLLAMVSVPVAFLSGAFDAVKQGLEPSLMQQLTGLLVGMLAFVLIHGYLLKNYGQTVGKYLLRIAIVDLQGNVPDFLPMVAKRYLLLWVVTAIPLLGGVIGLADCLSIFRGDRRCLHDLVASTRVVQAPARF; encoded by the coding sequence ATGGAACAGAGTCAGAACCCCTATCAGGCTCCTCAGGCTGATTTGCAGGCACAAGCCCCGGATCAGTTCCTTCTGGCTTCACGCGGGGCCAGGCTGGGCGCCGTGTTGATCGATACCTTGCTGCTGGCCATGGTCAGCGTGCCGGTCGCTTTTCTCAGCGGAGCCTTCGATGCCGTCAAGCAGGGGCTCGAGCCGAGCCTGATGCAGCAGCTGACGGGCCTGCTGGTCGGCATGCTGGCCTTCGTGCTGATCCATGGCTACCTGCTGAAGAATTACGGGCAGACGGTTGGCAAGTACCTGCTCCGTATTGCCATCGTCGACCTGCAGGGCAATGTGCCGGACTTTCTGCCCATGGTCGCCAAGCGCTACCTATTGCTCTGGGTCGTTACCGCCATTCCGTTGCTGGGCGGGGTGATTGGTCTGGCCGATTGCCTGAGCATCTTCCGTGGTGATCGTCGCTGCCTGCATGATCTGGTGGCCAGCACACGCGTCGTGCAGGCTCCTGCCAGGTTCTGA
- a CDS encoding crotonase/enoyl-CoA hydratase family protein has translation MSDLISYQLEDGIATLTLNNGKVNAISPDVIAAFNAALDQAVQDRAVVIITGQPGILSGGYDLKVMTSGPQNAVALVTAGSTLARRMLSHPFPIIVACPGHAIAKGAFILLSADYRIGVEGPFNIGLNEVQIGMTMHHAGIELARDRLRKSAFHRSVINGEIFNPEGAVDAGFLDKVVPVEQLMATAVAVAQQLKKINMTAHKNTKLKVRKAFLETLDKAIELDQQHLG, from the coding sequence ATGAGCGACCTGATCAGCTACCAACTCGAAGACGGCATTGCCACCCTGACCCTGAACAACGGCAAGGTGAACGCTATCTCCCCGGACGTGATTGCCGCCTTCAATGCCGCCCTGGATCAGGCCGTGCAGGATCGTGCCGTGGTGATCATCACCGGCCAGCCGGGCATCCTTTCCGGCGGTTACGACCTCAAGGTGATGACTTCCGGCCCGCAGAACGCCGTGGCCCTGGTCACCGCCGGCTCCACCCTGGCGCGCCGGATGCTGTCGCACCCCTTCCCGATCATCGTCGCCTGCCCAGGCCATGCCATTGCCAAGGGTGCTTTCATCCTGCTCTCGGCGGACTACCGCATCGGCGTGGAAGGCCCGTTCAACATCGGCCTGAACGAAGTGCAGATCGGCATGACCATGCACCACGCCGGCATCGAGCTGGCCCGTGACCGCCTGCGCAAGTCGGCCTTCCACCGCTCGGTGATCAATGGCGAGATCTTCAACCCGGAAGGCGCCGTGGATGCCGGCTTCCTCGACAAGGTGGTGCCGGTCGAGCAACTGATGGCCACTGCCGTCGCTGTCGCCCAGCAGTTGAAGAAGATCAACATGACCGCGCACAAGAACACCAAGCTGAAAGTGCGCAAGGCCTTCCTGGAAACCCTGGACAAGGCCATCGAGCTGGATCAGCAGCACCTCGGCTGA
- a CDS encoding 1-acylglycerol-3-phosphate O-acyltransferase, which produces MLFLPRMLLMGLHFIIAGILGLLLGLCRPFNPDNSRLCARLYSLPALCMLRLRVKTEVQSLYGQEQSCVIIANHQSNYDLYVLGRVVPPRTVSIGKKSLKWVPFFGQLYWLAGNVLIDRGNARKAKEAMLTTTETLQHRDTSIWVFPEGTRNLGNGLLPFKKGAFQMAIAAGVPIIPVCVSSYAKRIKLNSWDSGRIMIRSLPAIPTLGLTLDDLPQLMERCQTLMRECIEQLDQQLAKA; this is translated from the coding sequence ATGCTTTTCCTCCCCCGCATGCTGCTGATGGGTCTGCACTTCATCATTGCCGGAATTCTCGGCCTGCTGCTCGGCCTGTGTCGTCCGTTCAACCCGGACAACAGCCGCCTGTGCGCGCGCCTGTATTCGCTGCCGGCCCTGTGCATGCTGCGCCTGCGGGTGAAGACCGAGGTGCAGAGCCTGTACGGCCAGGAGCAATCCTGCGTGATCATTGCCAACCACCAGTCCAACTACGACCTCTACGTGCTCGGCCGCGTGGTGCCGCCGCGCACGGTGAGCATCGGCAAGAAGAGCCTGAAGTGGGTGCCGTTCTTCGGCCAACTCTACTGGCTGGCTGGCAATGTGCTGATCGACCGCGGCAATGCGCGCAAGGCCAAGGAAGCCATGCTCACCACCACCGAGACCCTGCAGCATCGCGACACCTCGATCTGGGTGTTCCCGGAAGGCACCCGCAACCTCGGCAACGGCTTGCTGCCCTTCAAGAAAGGCGCGTTCCAGATGGCCATTGCCGCCGGTGTACCGATCATTCCGGTGTGCGTCAGCAGCTACGCCAAGCGCATCAAGCTCAACAGCTGGGACAGCGGCCGCATCATGATCCGCTCGCTGCCGGCCATTCCCACCCTGGGCCTAACCCTGGACGACCTGCCGCAGTTGATGGAGCGCTGCCAGACGCTGATGCGCGAGTGCATCGAGCAGCTCGACCAGCAGCTCGCCAAGGCCTGA
- the ptrC gene encoding type III secretion system co-regulatory protein PtrC encodes MTINEAFSSTRTYGVTYASLDESGLRFESEATVHLEDGSLMTLRMPTRQDEKLDIHEVVCMQNGWCQAA; translated from the coding sequence ATGACCATCAACGAAGCCTTCTCCAGCACCCGCACCTACGGCGTCACCTATGCCAGCCTCGACGAGTCCGGCCTGCGCTTCGAATCGGAAGCCACCGTGCACCTGGAAGACGGCAGCCTGATGACCCTGCGCATGCCCACCCGCCAGGACGAGAAGCTGGATATCCACGAAGTGGTGTGCATGCAGAACGGCTGGTGCCAGGCCGCCTGA
- the earP gene encoding elongation factor P maturation arginine rhamnosyltransferase EarP yields the protein MRARWDIFCAVVDNYGDIGVTWRLARQLVAEHAVAVRLWVDELAALQRLCPQADTQAACQWLDGVEVCHWSADWQGAQPGEVVIEAFACHLPAAFVGAMAAQVRKPLWLNLEYLSAEDWVGGCHGLPSPQPGGLQKFFFFPGFTGQTGGLLREGDLLARRRAFQAEPAARVAFLAGLGVPLLDGARLISLFAYENPRLSSWLEALAADARPTQLLVPPGRILGDLQAWLGEAELSPGGSWRRGNLQVHLLPFVRQEDYDLLLWSCDFNAVRGEDSFVRAQWAGRPLLWHIYVQQEQAHLDKLEAFLQLYLQELSAEAATALGDLWRAWNSGQGMDESWAALQKVWPEVSEHAERWCLQQASRPDLAAALAEFYRNWLSCAA from the coding sequence ATGCGCGCCCGTTGGGACATTTTCTGCGCGGTGGTGGATAACTACGGCGATATCGGTGTGACCTGGCGCCTGGCCCGGCAGCTGGTGGCCGAGCACGCCGTGGCCGTGCGTTTGTGGGTGGACGAGCTGGCGGCGCTGCAGCGCCTGTGCCCGCAAGCCGACACGCAGGCTGCCTGCCAATGGCTGGATGGAGTAGAGGTCTGTCATTGGTCTGCCGACTGGCAGGGCGCGCAGCCGGGCGAGGTGGTGATCGAGGCGTTTGCCTGCCATCTGCCGGCGGCGTTCGTCGGCGCGATGGCCGCCCAGGTGCGTAAACCGCTGTGGCTGAACCTGGAATACCTGAGTGCCGAGGATTGGGTCGGTGGTTGCCATGGGTTGCCATCGCCGCAGCCTGGTGGCCTGCAGAAATTCTTCTTCTTTCCCGGTTTTACCGGGCAGACCGGCGGCCTGCTGCGCGAAGGCGATTTGCTCGCGCGGCGCCGGGCGTTTCAGGCCGAGCCGGCGGCGCGCGTGGCGTTTCTCGCCGGGTTGGGCGTGCCGCTGCTCGATGGCGCGCGGTTGATTTCCCTGTTCGCCTACGAGAATCCGAGGCTGTCCAGCTGGCTGGAGGCATTGGCCGCGGATGCCCGGCCGACCCAGCTGCTGGTGCCGCCAGGGCGCATCCTCGGCGATTTGCAGGCCTGGCTGGGCGAGGCCGAGTTGTCGCCGGGTGGTAGTTGGCGACGCGGTAACCTGCAGGTTCACCTGTTGCCATTCGTCCGTCAGGAGGATTACGACCTGCTGCTGTGGAGCTGCGATTTCAACGCGGTGCGCGGCGAGGACTCCTTCGTGCGCGCGCAGTGGGCGGGGCGGCCGTTGCTCTGGCATATCTACGTGCAGCAAGAGCAGGCGCACCTGGACAAGCTCGAAGCGTTCCTGCAGCTGTACCTGCAGGAGCTTTCGGCCGAGGCTGCGACGGCGCTGGGCGACTTGTGGCGGGCGTGGAATAGCGGACAAGGCATGGACGAAAGCTGGGCAGCGTTGCAGAAAGTCTGGCCCGAGGTGAGCGAACACGCCGAGCGCTGGTGTCTGCAACAGGCCTCTCGTCCTGATCTTGCTGCGGCGCTGGCAGAGTTTTACCGAAATTGGCTATCATGCGCGGCTTAG
- a CDS encoding transposase, translating into MTTITSQTVAGVDVAKTELVVYRADLQETLIVINELGPIKKWLRSLPKGSLIALEATSSYHIQTVELAHAMGHTLYVIDGYRLSNYRKGTGGRSKTDFSDARLLARYLTNELEDLRPWSPPPKGFSKLQGLMRKRSQLVQIKVALNQSWADEPMLKRQLKELLAVIAKVDTQIQKMLHTLIEEAGLTSQVRRCEGIEGVGPLTAAALATSFSRGDFKSSDAFIAFLGLDLRVSDSGQKTGRRRLSKRGDSEPRRLLHNASMAASRSDIWKPVYERYLARGLKATQVYVIMARKIARVAFALMKNQSEYQPAGMEGVA; encoded by the coding sequence ATGACAACCATCACTTCGCAAACGGTCGCAGGTGTCGATGTGGCCAAGACTGAACTGGTCGTCTATCGCGCAGACCTGCAAGAAACCCTTATCGTCATCAACGAGCTTGGTCCGATCAAGAAGTGGCTGAGATCGTTGCCCAAAGGCAGTTTGATCGCCCTGGAAGCCACGAGCTCTTATCACATACAAACGGTGGAGTTGGCTCATGCGATGGGCCATACGCTTTACGTGATCGACGGCTACCGCCTTAGCAACTACCGCAAAGGTACCGGCGGAAGGTCCAAAACCGACTTCTCTGATGCTCGCCTTTTAGCTCGTTACCTAACCAACGAACTTGAAGACCTGCGTCCGTGGAGCCCGCCACCTAAGGGCTTTAGCAAGCTTCAGGGGCTGATGCGTAAAAGAAGCCAACTGGTACAAATCAAGGTTGCCCTGAATCAGAGCTGGGCAGACGAGCCGATGCTCAAACGCCAGCTTAAAGAGCTACTGGCGGTAATAGCGAAGGTGGATACCCAGATTCAAAAAATGCTTCACACGCTAATTGAGGAAGCAGGATTAACGTCCCAAGTACGAAGGTGTGAGGGGATCGAGGGCGTAGGACCACTTACCGCCGCAGCCTTGGCAACCTCGTTTTCACGGGGTGATTTTAAAAGCAGCGATGCGTTTATCGCCTTCTTGGGGCTGGACTTGCGGGTAAGCGACTCTGGCCAGAAAACAGGGCGCCGACGCCTATCCAAACGAGGCGACTCTGAGCCGCGGCGGTTGCTGCACAACGCGTCCATGGCCGCGTCCCGCAGTGACATCTGGAAGCCTGTTTACGAGCGCTATTTGGCACGTGGCCTAAAGGCCACGCAGGTCTACGTGATCATGGCCAGAAAGATCGCACGGGTGGCATTCGCCTTGATGAAAAACCAAAGCGAATATCAGCCGGCAGGGATGGAAGGTGTTGCGTAG
- a CDS encoding LysR substrate-binding domain-containing protein — protein MAHYPSIDTELLRSFVAIADLGGFTRAAEAVNRTQSAISMQMKRLEEDVLQRSLFQRDGRQVRLTAEGQVLLGYARRILKLHGEVFNTLREPHMVGSVRIGTPDDYVMRFMPGILARFAQAYPLVQVELHCEPSFQLLQRQDLDLTIVTREPGKEIGQLLRQERFVWAEAIGFSPHEQTPMPLAMFNADCFCRAWACNALDAMEREYRIAYTSPSLSAIFAVVSAGLAVTAQLQSLITPDMRIIGEAEGLPTLPQTSIVLLRNQHSQSQVSETLAEHIVEGFRL, from the coding sequence ATGGCCCATTACCCAAGCATAGACACCGAGCTGCTGCGCAGCTTCGTCGCCATCGCCGACCTGGGTGGTTTCACCCGCGCGGCCGAGGCGGTCAACCGCACCCAGTCGGCCATCAGCATGCAGATGAAGCGCCTGGAGGAGGATGTGCTGCAACGCTCGCTGTTCCAGCGCGACGGCCGCCAGGTGCGCCTCACCGCCGAAGGCCAGGTGCTGCTCGGCTACGCACGGCGCATCCTCAAGCTGCATGGCGAGGTGTTCAACACCCTGCGCGAACCGCATATGGTCGGCTCGGTACGCATCGGCACGCCGGACGACTACGTGATGCGCTTCATGCCCGGCATCCTCGCGCGCTTCGCCCAGGCCTACCCGCTGGTGCAGGTGGAGCTGCACTGCGAGCCGTCCTTCCAGCTGCTGCAGCGCCAGGACCTCGATCTGACCATCGTCACCCGCGAGCCGGGCAAGGAGATCGGCCAGCTACTGCGTCAGGAGCGCTTCGTCTGGGCCGAGGCCATCGGCTTCAGCCCCCACGAACAGACGCCCATGCCGCTGGCCATGTTCAATGCCGACTGTTTCTGCCGCGCCTGGGCCTGCAACGCGCTGGACGCCATGGAGCGCGAGTACCGCATCGCCTACACCAGCCCCAGCCTGTCGGCGATCTTCGCCGTGGTCAGCGCCGGCCTGGCGGTCACCGCCCAGTTGCAGAGCCTGATCACCCCGGACATGCGCATCATCGGCGAGGCCGAGGGGCTGCCGACGCTGCCGCAGACCAGTATCGTGCTGCTGCGCAACCAGCACAGCCAATCCCAGGTCAGCGAAACTCTGGCCGAGCATATCGTCGAGGGCTTTCGTCTCTGA
- a CDS encoding amidotransferase: protein MSLRICILETDVLRPELVEQYQGYGRMFERLFERQPIPAQFSVYNVMQGAYPSDAEQYDAYLITGSKADSFGSDPWIQTLKVYLQERYQRGDKLLGVCFGHQLLALMFGGHTERAQQGWGVGIHRYEVKQQAAWMSPALEQLTLLISHQDQVTALPEKATLLASSPFCPIAAYCIDDQVLCFQGHPEFIHDYSRALLDIRQKCIGEPTYQQAVASLEQDHQGHLVAEWMMRFVAHGKGAQTA, encoded by the coding sequence ATGTCACTGCGCATCTGCATTCTGGAAACCGATGTCCTTCGCCCCGAATTGGTCGAGCAATACCAGGGCTACGGCCGTATGTTCGAGCGCCTGTTTGAGCGTCAGCCGATACCTGCGCAGTTCAGCGTGTACAACGTCATGCAGGGCGCTTACCCGAGCGATGCCGAGCAATACGATGCGTACCTGATTACCGGCAGCAAGGCCGATTCTTTTGGTAGTGATCCCTGGATCCAGACGCTCAAGGTTTACCTGCAGGAGCGCTACCAGCGCGGCGACAAGCTGCTCGGCGTGTGTTTCGGCCACCAGTTGCTGGCCCTGATGTTCGGCGGCCATACCGAGCGCGCGCAGCAGGGGTGGGGCGTGGGTATCCATCGTTACGAGGTCAAGCAGCAAGCGGCCTGGATGAGCCCGGCACTCGAGCAGCTGACCTTGCTGATCAGCCACCAGGACCAGGTTACCGCGCTGCCGGAGAAGGCCACGCTGCTGGCTTCCAGCCCGTTCTGCCCGATTGCCGCCTACTGCATCGATGATCAGGTGCTGTGCTTCCAGGGCCATCCGGAGTTCATCCACGACTACTCGCGGGCGCTGCTGGATATTCGCCAGAAGTGCATTGGCGAGCCGACCTACCAGCAGGCAGTCGCCAGCCTGGAGCAGGATCATCAGGGGCATCTGGTCGCCGAATGGATGATGCGTTTCGTCGCCCACGGCAAGGGCGCGCAGACCGCCTGA
- the efp gene encoding elongation factor P, translating to MKTAQEMKPNSVALIDGQPWLIQKAEFTKSGRNSAIVKMKLKNLINGSKTETVYKADDKMEPVILERKEVTLSYISGTDYVFMDPEFNSYELREEDLESVLPFIEEGMTDICEAVFFEGKVISVDLPTTIVRQITYTEGSARGDTSGKVMKPAKLSNGTEVKVADFCNIDDWIEIDTRDGSYKGRTQAPQA from the coding sequence ATGAAAACCGCACAAGAAATGAAGCCCAACAGTGTGGCCCTGATCGACGGTCAACCTTGGCTGATCCAGAAAGCCGAGTTCACCAAGTCCGGTCGTAACAGCGCCATCGTCAAAATGAAGCTGAAGAACCTGATCAACGGCTCGAAGACCGAGACCGTTTACAAGGCCGACGACAAGATGGAGCCGGTTATCCTTGAGCGTAAGGAAGTGACCCTGTCGTACATCAGCGGCACCGACTACGTGTTCATGGATCCGGAGTTCAACTCCTACGAACTGCGCGAAGAAGACCTGGAAAGCGTTCTGCCGTTCATCGAAGAAGGCATGACCGACATCTGCGAAGCTGTGTTCTTCGAAGGCAAAGTGATCTCCGTTGACCTGCCGACTACCATCGTTCGCCAGATCACCTACACCGAAGGTTCCGCCCGTGGCGACACTTCCGGCAAGGTCATGAAGCCGGCCAAGCTGAGCAACGGTACTGAAGTCAAGGTTGCAGACTTCTGCAACATTGACGACTGGATCGAGATCGACACCCGCGACGGTTCCTACAAGGGCCGTACCCAGGCGCCGCAGGCTTAA
- a CDS encoding magnesium and cobalt transport protein CorA: MAQVVAAVAYSKGRKVADFTLDEGKQWATRPEHFVWIGLRDPGSEELHCLQQQFNLHELAMEDAIAQHTRPKLETFGDALFMVLYSPIREEGRLQFVETQLFAGKGYVISARYGNSAPYSSVRQRCEARPLLLEHGEDFVLYALLSFVMENYRPLMDCIHGELEDIEQTVLGRPLSQADVERIHGLRRDLLRLRRQIAPMVEICQELQQLDFPFIDKHMRPYFRDIAIHVTRLLEDLTGLREMADHAIEIGLLLESSRQSVTQRKFAAWAAILAFPTAVAGIYGMNFQNMPELTWQYGYFGVLGIITVGCVGLFANFKRMNWL; encoded by the coding sequence ATGGCCCAGGTCGTTGCCGCCGTCGCCTACAGCAAAGGCCGGAAAGTCGCCGACTTCACTCTCGATGAAGGCAAACAGTGGGCCACCCGGCCCGAGCATTTCGTCTGGATCGGTCTGCGCGACCCCGGCAGTGAGGAGCTGCACTGCCTGCAGCAGCAGTTCAACCTGCACGAGCTGGCCATGGAAGATGCCATCGCCCAGCACACCCGGCCCAAGCTGGAAACCTTCGGCGATGCGCTGTTCATGGTGCTCTATTCGCCGATCCGCGAAGAGGGGCGCCTGCAATTCGTGGAAACCCAGCTATTCGCCGGCAAGGGCTATGTAATCAGCGCCCGCTACGGTAACTCGGCGCCCTACTCCTCAGTGCGTCAGCGCTGTGAAGCACGCCCGCTGCTGCTCGAGCACGGCGAAGACTTCGTGCTCTACGCCCTGCTCAGCTTCGTCATGGAGAACTACCGGCCGCTGATGGACTGCATCCACGGCGAGCTGGAAGACATCGAACAGACCGTGCTTGGCCGCCCGCTGAGCCAGGCCGACGTGGAGCGCATCCACGGCCTGCGCCGCGACCTGCTGCGCCTGCGCCGACAGATCGCGCCGATGGTGGAGATCTGTCAGGAGCTGCAACAGCTCGACTTTCCCTTCATCGACAAGCACATGCGCCCGTACTTCCGCGACATCGCGATCCATGTCACGCGCCTGCTGGAGGACCTGACCGGGCTGCGGGAAATGGCCGACCATGCGATCGAGATCGGCCTGCTGCTGGAGTCTTCACGGCAGAGCGTAACCCAGCGCAAGTTCGCCGCCTGGGCGGCGATCCTGGCGTTCCCCACGGCGGTGGCGGGTATCTACGGGATGAACTTCCAGAACATGCCGGAGCTGACCTGGCAGTACGGCTACTTCGGCGTGCTCGGCATCATCACCGTTGGCTGCGTCGGCCTGTTCGCCAACTTCAAGCGCATGAACTGGCTGTAA
- a CDS encoding diguanylate cyclase domain-containing protein codes for MSEADPESGLTLGLVQALHGLDGERWFRQMADGLPLIVWTARADGAVDYFNWRWWDFIGARPGIPDERGWQDVLHPDDLPPTLARWQQALATGESYAMEYRFRRAADQTYRWHLGRAEPLRQADGQILKWLGTCTDIDDQKRAAESLAGVQQRLQEQVLERTMLIERVNTHLLAEVQKGEYLLRQLQSHTDNLARIIATQTRLAEAELDLDLFLNLVVQQMQELTPASGAAVELVEGEEMVYRAASGSVAPFVGVRLAIGSSLSGLCVRSAAVLMSADTEQDPRVDLAACRKIGVASMVVAPLLLAGKAVGVLKIMASQANAFSATDVQTLQLMAGLLGSELGHQVDFENNQRLLAERTEEVAKRMASEAVLRANVERTQRIIESSHEAFVCVNEQSEITDWNSEASRIFGWERGEVIGRPLTSVIIPERLGNAHHEGMARFIRTGQGPVINRRVELPALRKDGSELIVEITISTSGSGAEREFSAFMRDVTERKRTEQEVLLNQQLLRSVTDAIPAVVAFIDMREVLRYCNKPFLQTFGKIEAQCLGHSLLELLGADEYAFIQPHVAQALAGQQTSFERALKVQGNERYLEVRYVPERDIGGEVRGFYLILWDITERWALEQQFRLRALRDSLTGLLNRAAIMETLERAIAEHGPGSCDLALLYLDVDHFKEINDNLGHAVGDEVLKIFAARLQRSVRTSDVVARLGGDEFVILLQHLSSAELACEVAAKVIEAMVEPLQIRQHSLAVSTSIGVAMLDAQTPCPETLLEKADQALYQAKQAGRNRFSLSS; via the coding sequence ATGAGCGAAGCTGACCCTGAAAGCGGCCTGACCTTAGGGCTCGTCCAGGCACTGCATGGTTTGGATGGCGAACGCTGGTTCCGCCAGATGGCGGATGGCTTGCCCCTGATCGTCTGGACGGCCCGTGCGGATGGCGCCGTCGACTATTTCAACTGGCGCTGGTGGGATTTTATCGGCGCCAGGCCGGGCATCCCGGACGAGAGAGGCTGGCAGGACGTTCTTCACCCAGATGATCTGCCCCCTACGCTTGCTCGCTGGCAGCAGGCGCTGGCCACTGGCGAGTCCTATGCAATGGAGTATCGCTTTCGGCGGGCCGCCGACCAGACTTATCGCTGGCATCTGGGGCGCGCGGAGCCACTGCGCCAGGCCGACGGGCAGATTCTCAAGTGGTTGGGCACCTGTACCGATATCGATGACCAGAAACGCGCTGCCGAGTCGCTGGCTGGGGTTCAGCAACGCCTGCAGGAACAGGTGCTCGAGCGCACGATGCTGATCGAGCGGGTCAATACCCACCTGCTGGCCGAAGTGCAGAAGGGCGAGTATTTGCTGCGTCAGTTGCAGTCGCATACCGATAACCTGGCGCGGATTATCGCGACCCAGACTCGCCTGGCCGAGGCCGAGCTGGATCTCGACCTGTTCCTCAACCTGGTGGTGCAGCAGATGCAGGAGCTGACGCCGGCCTCGGGGGCGGCGGTCGAGCTGGTTGAGGGGGAGGAAATGGTCTATCGCGCCGCCTCTGGCAGCGTGGCGCCATTCGTGGGCGTGCGCCTGGCCATTGGCAGCAGCCTCTCCGGGCTCTGCGTGCGTTCGGCCGCAGTGCTGATGTCGGCCGATACCGAGCAGGATCCACGGGTCGATCTGGCAGCGTGCCGCAAGATCGGCGTGGCCTCGATGGTGGTGGCGCCCTTATTGCTGGCGGGCAAGGCTGTCGGTGTACTGAAGATCATGGCGTCGCAAGCGAACGCCTTTAGCGCCACGGATGTACAGACGTTACAGCTGATGGCCGGCCTGCTGGGCTCGGAGCTGGGTCATCAGGTCGATTTCGAGAACAACCAGCGCCTGCTCGCAGAGCGTACCGAGGAAGTGGCCAAACGCATGGCGTCCGAGGCGGTGCTGCGCGCCAACGTCGAGCGTACCCAGCGCATTATCGAGAGTTCCCATGAGGCTTTCGTCTGCGTCAACGAGCAGAGCGAAATTACCGACTGGAACTCCGAGGCCAGCCGCATATTTGGCTGGGAGCGTGGCGAAGTGATCGGCCGCCCGCTGACCTCGGTGATCATCCCGGAGCGCCTCGGCAACGCGCATCATGAAGGCATGGCGCGTTTCATCAGAACCGGCCAGGGGCCGGTGATCAATCGCCGGGTCGAATTGCCGGCTCTGCGCAAGGATGGCAGTGAGCTGATCGTGGAGATCACCATCAGCACCAGTGGCAGCGGTGCGGAGCGGGAGTTCAGTGCCTTCATGCGGGATGTCACCGAGCGCAAGCGGACTGAGCAGGAGGTGCTGCTCAATCAGCAGTTGCTGCGTTCGGTCACCGATGCCATTCCCGCCGTGGTGGCCTTTATCGACATGCGCGAAGTGCTGCGGTACTGCAACAAACCGTTCTTGCAGACGTTCGGCAAGATCGAGGCGCAGTGCCTTGGCCACTCGTTGCTTGAGTTGCTCGGCGCCGATGAGTACGCCTTCATCCAGCCCCATGTGGCGCAGGCCTTGGCGGGGCAGCAGACTTCTTTCGAGCGGGCGCTCAAGGTGCAGGGCAACGAGCGCTATCTGGAGGTGCGCTATGTGCCTGAACGGGATATTGGCGGTGAGGTGCGCGGTTTCTATCTGATTCTCTGGGACATTACCGAGCGCTGGGCGCTGGAGCAGCAGTTCCGCTTGCGCGCCCTGCGCGACAGCCTCACCGGCCTGCTCAATCGTGCTGCGATCATGGAGACGCTGGAGCGTGCGATCGCCGAACACGGGCCCGGCAGTTGCGATCTGGCTTTGCTCTACCTGGACGTCGACCACTTCAAGGAGATCAACGACAACCTCGGTCATGCCGTGGGCGACGAGGTGTTGAAGATCTTTGCCGCACGCCTGCAGCGCAGCGTGCGCACCAGCGATGTGGTGGCGCGTCTGGGGGGCGATGAGTTCGTCATTCTGTTGCAGCACCTGTCGTCGGCAGAACTTGCCTGTGAAGTGGCAGCCAAGGTCATTGAGGCCATGGTCGAGCCGTTACAGATTCGTCAGCACAGCCTGGCGGTCTCCACCAGCATTGGCGTGGCGATGCTCGATGCGCAGACGCCCTGCCCGGAAACCTTGCTGGAAAAAGCCGATCAGGCGCTCTACCAGGCCAAGCAGGCGGGAAGGAATCGCTTTTCCCTGTCGTCCTGA